From one Triticum aestivum cultivar Chinese Spring chromosome 4B, IWGSC CS RefSeq v2.1, whole genome shotgun sequence genomic stretch:
- the LOC123092922 gene encoding uncharacterized protein, which yields MAAQVAGSATANSLLLVLFLSSCSAAVAIRTHGRGYVSAVGDPGMQRDGLRVAWEAWNFCNEVGQEAPGMGSPRGADCFDIQATDDAQGQPVYKVVHRVTDADNALRAGDPFPGTSANSTVTDTDRYAAAKELYLGDRCQVPDSPVPWQFWMVMLKNGNLDTTAAICPDNGRPARPFAQTSRFPCPGGTGCMNQPLVFHNRTALDDAGRWLRGGLSGTYELDATDLGSNDVSYYSVVWEKQIGRTDGAGWVFHHKLRTSAKYPWLMLYLRSDATRGFSGGYHYDTRGMTKIVPESPDFKVRLTLEVKQGGGPNSQFYLMDMGSCWKNDGAPCDGDTATDVTRYSEMIINPETPAWCQPGRRDQCPPWHTFRNGTRVHRDDTARFPYGAYHVYCSPGNARHAEQPTTYCDPYSNPQPQEILQIVPHPVWGEFGYPTAKGQGWIGDPRAWELDVGALSHALYFYQDPGTPPAKRRWSSLDVGTEIYVSKKAEAEWTLSGFDILVPNKCITSQGGTVSSCW from the exons ATGGCTGCGCAGGTGGCCGGTTCCGCCACTGCCAACTCCCtgctcctcgtcctcttcctctcgtcctgctccgccgccgtggccatcCGGACGCACGGCCGTGGCTACGTGTCGGCGGTCGGTGACCCTGGCATGCAGCGCGACGGCCTCCGCGTGGCCTGGGAGGCCTGGAACTTCTGCAACGAGGTCGGCCAGGAGGCCCCCGGCATGGGCAGCCCGCGCGGCGCCGACTGCTTCGACATCC AGGCCACCGACGACGCGCAGGGCCAGCCCGTGTACAAGGTGGTGCACCGCGTGACCGACGCCGACAACGCCCTCCGCGCCGGCGACCCGTTCCCCGGCACGTCGGCGAACTCCACCGTCACTGACACCGACCGCTACGCGGCGGCCAAGGAGCTCTACCTCGGAGACCGGTGCCAGGTGCCGGACAGCCCGGTGCCGTGGCAGTTCTGGATGGTGATGCTCAAGAACGGCAACCTGGACACGACCGCGGCCATCTGCCCCGACAACGGCCGCCCGGCGCGCCCGTTCGCGCAGACCTCCCGGTTCCCCTGCCCCGGCGGCACGGGGTGCATGAACCAGCCGCTGGTGTTCCACAACCGCACCGCGCTGGACGATGCCGGCCGGTGGCTCCGCGGCGGGCTGTCCGGCACGTACGAGCTGGACGCGACGGATCTCGGGAGCAACGACGTGTCATACTACTCGGTGGTGTGGGAGAAGCAGATCGGTCGGACGGACGGCGCAGGCTGGGTCTTCCACCACAAGCTGCGGACGTCGGCCAAGTACCCCTGGCTGATGCTGTACCTGCGGTCCGACGCCACCAGGGGCTTCTCCGGCGGCTACCACTACGACACCAGAGGCATGACAAAGATA GTGCCGGAGTCACCAGATTTCAAGGTGAGGCTGACGCTGGAGGTGAAGCAGGGCGGGGGACCCAACAGCCAGTTCTACCTGATGGACATGGGGAGCTGCTGGAAGAACGACGGCGCGCCGTGCGACGGCGACACCGCCACGGACGTGACCCGGTACAGCGAGATGATCATCAACCCGGAGACGCCGGCGTGGTGCCAGCCGGGGCGCAGGGACCAGTGCCCGCCGTGGCACACGTTCCGCAACGGCACGCGCGTGCACCGCGACGACACCGCGCGGTTCCCCTACGGCGCCTACCATGTGTACTGCTCGCCGGGGAACGCGCGGCACGCCGAGCAGCCGACGACGTACTGCGACCCCTACAGCAACCCGCAGCCGCAGGAGATCCTGCAGATCGTGCCGCACCCGGTGTGGGGCGAGTTCGGGTACCCCACGGCCAAGGGGCAGGGCTGGATCGGTGACCCCAGGGCATGGGAGCTCGACGTCGGGGCCTTGTCGCACGCGCTGTATTTCTACCAG GATCCCGGCACGCCGCCGGCGAAGAGGCGGTGGTCGTCGCTTGACGTCGGCACCGAGATCTATGTCAGCAAGAAGGCGGAGGCGGAGTGGACGCTGAGTGGGTTCGACATTCTTGTTCCCAATAAGTGTATCACATCACAAGGGGGAACCGTCAGTAGCTGTTGGTAA